From the Roseibium sp. HPY-6 genome, one window contains:
- a CDS encoding sigma-54 dependent transcriptional regulator: MTENADDRTVLIVDDDPSMRAALRQWIRLAGFATVEVAGADEAMSRLSPDFDGCVVSDVKLEGDDGLELLRRIASRDTDLPVVLITGHGDVPMAVEAMRAGAYDFIEKPFDPDHIAEVVRRAADKRALVMENRALKKQLEEGAGLESRLIGNSPAMETLRQQILHFAKTDAAVLITGETGTGKEVIAQALHDFSLRSDGPFVAINAAALPEAMVEAELFGHEAGAFTGADRRHIGRIEAAHNGVLFLDEIVSMPLVLQPKLLRVLQESKVDRIGGTKSIDVNTRLVSASNLHPGEAVRSGRLREDLLFRLNTIELHVPPLRERGRDCLLLFDTFSNRLAVQYGIGAPGLSVRDEAFLQTYPWPGNVRELRNAAERFVLNAEVNPQPLEALVTGQREPSDPTRSTGLKDLMDEYERSLIENALRRHKGRVADVLRELNLPRRTLNEKMARHGLTREQAGPTETSET; this comes from the coding sequence ATGACGGAAAACGCAGACGACCGTACCGTTCTCATTGTCGATGACGATCCGTCGATGCGCGCGGCGCTGCGCCAGTGGATCCGTCTGGCAGGCTTTGCGACGGTTGAAGTTGCAGGCGCGGATGAAGCCATGTCCCGGCTCTCGCCGGATTTCGACGGTTGTGTCGTCTCCGATGTCAAGCTGGAAGGCGACGACGGTCTTGAGCTCCTGCGTCGTATCGCAAGCCGCGACACCGATTTGCCAGTCGTCCTCATCACCGGACATGGCGATGTCCCCATGGCCGTGGAGGCAATGCGGGCAGGCGCATATGACTTTATCGAAAAACCGTTTGACCCGGATCACATCGCGGAAGTGGTCCGGCGTGCGGCGGACAAGCGCGCGCTCGTCATGGAAAACCGGGCGCTGAAGAAACAGCTTGAGGAAGGCGCTGGTCTGGAAAGCCGGTTGATCGGGAACAGCCCGGCCATGGAAACTCTGCGCCAGCAGATCCTTCATTTTGCCAAGACCGATGCCGCGGTGCTGATTACCGGGGAAACCGGTACCGGCAAGGAGGTGATCGCGCAGGCGCTTCACGACTTCAGCCTGCGTTCCGACGGACCGTTTGTCGCCATCAATGCCGCCGCCTTGCCCGAGGCCATGGTGGAAGCCGAGCTCTTTGGGCATGAGGCCGGTGCGTTTACCGGCGCGGACCGGCGGCATATCGGCCGGATTGAAGCAGCCCATAACGGCGTACTCTTCCTTGATGAAATCGTATCTATGCCGCTCGTCCTCCAACCGAAACTTCTCAGGGTGCTGCAGGAAAGCAAGGTCGACCGGATTGGCGGCACGAAGTCGATCGACGTGAACACTCGCCTTGTCAGCGCCTCCAACCTTCATCCGGGCGAAGCGGTGCGCTCCGGTCGCCTGCGCGAGGATCTGCTCTTCCGACTGAACACTATCGAGCTCCACGTACCTCCGCTGCGTGAACGCGGTCGTGATTGTCTGCTGTTGTTCGATACGTTCTCAAACAGGCTGGCAGTCCAATACGGGATTGGCGCCCCCGGCTTATCCGTTCGCGACGAGGCCTTTTTGCAGACATATCCCTGGCCGGGCAACGTTCGGGAATTGCGAAATGCAGCGGAACGGTTTGTTCTCAATGCAGAAGTCAATCCGCAGCCGCTGGAAGCACTTGTGACAGGCCAGCGTGAACCCTCAGATCCGACAAGATCCACCGGGTTGAAGGATCTTATGGACGAATACGAACGCTCTCTGATTGAAAATGCCCTGCGGCGTCACAAGGGGCGCGTGGCGGATGTACTGCGCGAGCTCAATCTCCCGCGCCGGACCCTGAATGAAAAGATGGCGCGCCACGGACTGACGAGAGAACAAGCCGGCCCGACAGAAACATCCGAGACCTAG
- a CDS encoding ATP-binding protein — protein MTNRWLFLAIPPLFLVVTAFVLVQLVLDLDEDSVDRKAAERLTLYRQTILGEYQKYRYLPYMIARDPRATSALTFGRPVESANRFLEEMAENSGADLLYVMNEDGTTLAASNWRDDLSLVGRNYGFRPYFKSAIEGDEGQFFAIGATLGEPGLFLARPSPVTGKPIGVAVVKVDMRPLEAAWAEGGETVFASDENGVIFLSSRPEWRYRTLAELPPGVRRTIQSTRQYASQGLQPVSGQSGPGQTVTSGDLLTIDGSVFRHNASQVGLLGWTLHFLVPVEETRKSVLPIWAATVALCLVYAIILLVLRGRRLRKASVLLRQESADLKELNTRLVGEIQERRRVERELLEAQRGLARSNRLAAVGEMSAAVVHELSQPLSALRMFVAGTRKFLDKGDTRTAVENLEEIDSLQLRMASLTQELKRFARPGENRIEKIDLTESIRAAEKIVRPRLEETGVRLELDLPENELEVETAPLRVEQILVNLLRNGADAAAAEGDGQVLLKAFGTGREIRLQISDNGPGIPEDLRDRIFDPFFSTKTSSGGMGLGLAISMRLAEDLGGNLSVRANSPKGALFELTLPAFDGELARTGARHSMENEAAE, from the coding sequence ATGACCAACCGTTGGCTCTTTCTGGCAATACCGCCTTTGTTTCTTGTGGTGACTGCGTTCGTCCTTGTTCAGCTTGTCCTGGACCTGGATGAGGACAGCGTCGACCGCAAGGCCGCCGAGCGGCTGACGCTCTACCGGCAGACCATTTTGGGCGAATACCAGAAGTACCGTTATCTTCCCTACATGATCGCTCGCGATCCGCGCGCCACATCCGCACTGACCTTCGGACGGCCGGTAGAAAGCGCCAACCGCTTTCTGGAGGAGATGGCCGAAAACTCCGGTGCCGACCTGCTCTACGTCATGAACGAGGATGGCACGACACTGGCCGCCAGTAACTGGCGTGACGATCTTTCGCTGGTCGGCCGCAATTATGGTTTCCGTCCTTATTTCAAATCGGCGATCGAAGGCGATGAGGGTCAGTTTTTTGCGATAGGTGCAACGCTGGGTGAACCCGGCCTCTTTCTGGCCAGACCGTCACCCGTTACGGGAAAGCCGATTGGTGTCGCCGTCGTCAAGGTCGACATGCGTCCATTGGAAGCTGCATGGGCTGAAGGTGGTGAAACCGTATTTGCCTCCGATGAAAACGGCGTGATCTTCCTGTCGAGCCGGCCTGAGTGGCGTTACCGCACGCTTGCCGAGCTGCCGCCGGGTGTGCGCAGGACGATCCAGTCTACGCGCCAGTATGCTTCTCAGGGTTTGCAACCGGTCAGTGGGCAATCGGGCCCCGGGCAAACCGTCACTTCCGGCGACCTGCTGACGATCGACGGCAGCGTCTTCCGTCACAATGCCTCACAGGTGGGGCTGCTCGGTTGGACACTCCATTTTCTGGTTCCGGTCGAGGAAACCCGCAAAAGCGTGTTGCCGATCTGGGCAGCAACAGTGGCGCTTTGTCTGGTCTATGCGATCATCCTGCTGGTACTGCGCGGACGGCGTCTTCGCAAGGCATCGGTCCTGCTGCGCCAGGAATCCGCCGATCTGAAGGAGCTAAATACACGTCTGGTTGGCGAGATACAGGAACGGCGCCGGGTCGAGCGCGAATTGCTGGAAGCGCAACGGGGCCTTGCGCGTTCGAACAGGCTGGCAGCTGTCGGCGAAATGTCGGCCGCCGTAGTGCACGAGTTGAGCCAGCCTCTCTCTGCGCTCAGAATGTTTGTTGCCGGAACGCGGAAGTTCCTCGACAAGGGCGACACGCGCACTGCCGTCGAAAACCTTGAGGAAATTGACTCCCTGCAACTTCGCATGGCAAGCCTCACGCAGGAACTGAAGCGGTTCGCGCGCCCGGGGGAAAACCGCATTGAAAAAATCGATCTGACGGAGAGCATTCGGGCCGCGGAAAAAATCGTCCGTCCACGCCTTGAGGAAACGGGTGTCCGGCTCGAACTTGATTTGCCAGAAAATGAGCTCGAAGTCGAAACGGCTCCTTTGAGGGTCGAACAGATCCTGGTGAACCTGCTTCGAAATGGCGCTGACGCCGCCGCTGCGGAAGGAGATGGACAGGTTCTCTTGAAGGCGTTCGGCACGGGTCGTGAGATCAGATTGCAGATTTCCGACAACGGACCGGGCATACCGGAAGACCTTCGGGACCGCATATTCGACCCCTTCTTCTCCACAAAGACCAGCTCAGGCGGCATGGGTCTGGGTCTGGCCATTTCCATGCGCCTTGCCGAGGACCTCGGAGGAAACCTGTCGGTCCGAGCAAATTCGCCAAAAGGCGCATTGTTTGAGCTGACGCTTCCCGCTTTTGACGGCGAACTGGCCCGGACCGGAGCACGTCATTCTATGGAAAATGAAGCCGCAGAATGA
- a CDS encoding C4-dicarboxylate TRAP transporter substrate-binding protein, which produces MLFSLKSATAVSAVALTAIFATETFAADLEWNVSLWGKRRAFTEHVEKLAEEVAAKTDGKFQIKLHYGGALSKSRENLDGISFGAFEMAQFCASYHADKNPTLTVLELPFLGVNDLETEVKVSKALYDHPAVQQDLGRWNAKLLMPSPMPQYNFAGKGEVPASVADFDGMRVRALGGLGKLMEAAGAVPTSVTASETYQAIDSGTVQAAGFAPHAHLSFKVVEVADWWTKNLNPGTVHCPVVVNVEAYEALPDDFKAALDASVDPALDHYLATYAKVYDKWWPELKERGIVEVEFSDEELSAFAEKAGPIHDAWIEEQTAAGLPAQELLDMVKKTIAE; this is translated from the coding sequence ATGCTCTTTTCTCTGAAGTCCGCGACCGCTGTGTCTGCAGTCGCACTTACTGCCATCTTTGCTACCGAGACGTTCGCCGCCGATCTGGAGTGGAACGTATCGCTATGGGGCAAGCGGCGGGCGTTTACGGAACATGTCGAGAAGCTTGCCGAAGAAGTTGCGGCAAAAACGGACGGCAAGTTCCAGATCAAGCTGCATTATGGTGGGGCCCTGTCCAAGTCTCGCGAGAACCTGGACGGCATTTCCTTCGGCGCTTTTGAGATGGCCCAGTTCTGCGCGTCTTATCACGCCGACAAAAATCCGACGCTGACCGTGCTTGAACTCCCGTTCCTGGGCGTCAACGATCTGGAAACGGAAGTGAAGGTCTCCAAGGCCCTTTATGACCATCCTGCGGTTCAGCAGGATCTCGGCCGCTGGAATGCAAAGCTGCTGATGCCTTCGCCGATGCCGCAGTACAACTTTGCGGGCAAGGGCGAAGTGCCTGCCTCGGTTGCTGACTTTGACGGTATGCGCGTGCGCGCGCTTGGCGGGTTGGGCAAGCTGATGGAAGCTGCCGGTGCCGTGCCGACGTCGGTTACCGCTTCTGAAACCTACCAGGCAATCGATTCCGGAACGGTTCAGGCAGCAGGCTTCGCGCCACACGCACACCTTTCGTTCAAGGTGGTTGAAGTTGCAGACTGGTGGACCAAGAACCTCAATCCCGGCACAGTTCACTGCCCGGTCGTCGTCAATGTCGAGGCCTATGAGGCATTGCCGGATGATTTCAAGGCGGCACTTGATGCTTCCGTCGATCCGGCGCTCGATCACTACCTCGCAACCTACGCCAAGGTCTACGACAAATGGTGGCCTGAGCTGAAAGAACGCGGCATCGTTGAAGTCGAGTTCAGCGATGAAGAACTGAGCGCCTTCGCCGAGAAGGCAGGACCGATCCACGATGCCTGGATCGAAGAGCAAACGGCTGCCGGTCTTCCCGCTCAGGAACTGCTCGACATGGTCAAGAAAACAATCGCCGAATAA